GCGCGAGCTCTTGCCGCGGCAGGAGGACGCGATTCTCGCCCTGCTGGTCCTGCTGGGACGCCTGCAGCGCGGCATCCGGACCGCCATCCCCGGCGCAGAAGCCTTCAAACGCCCCGGCTTCGACCCCGGTTCGACGTGCTTCGCGGATGACGAATCCAATTGACGACCGGGAGGATGGGACAACACATGCCGCGGCCGCAGTGTCAGCCAACGATCCGCCGCACCTCTCTCTTTCCCTCCACCCGGTCCAGCCCCGCCTTCTGGGATCGCTGGTAGAAACAGTTCCCGAGTCCTGAATATTTGAAAGCAGTAGGCCGCTCGCCATTCAGGCCCGTCCCTCGTGGCTCGCGCTCACACGTCGAAAAACATCTCCATGGTCTGCTCCTGCTCCAACCAGCCATGGGCGAGGGTGTGGCGCAGGCGGTCCGCATACGGAAAATCGGGATGGTTGTCGAGGAAGCGCTCGGCGCGTCGGCGCTGGGCGTCGTCAAGCGGCAGCCGCGCGCGCGCCAGCGTTTCCGCGTCCGGCGGCATGTAGAGGCGGGTCGGCAGTACGCGGGCGATCTGTTCGGCGATGCGCAGGCCGTCGAGGTCGCTATCGCCCCAGTGCACCGCCGTCACACCCTCTTGCGCGAACCGGCGTAACAGCGTCCGCACGGCCGCGTTCGGGTACCCCTCGGTGTAGAGGCCGGGGCGCAGCCGCTCGACCAGCCGCAAATACGGCGCCGCGTTTTCGCTGGTGGTGAGGCATGGGCAGGGCGCCTCCAAACGCACGGCGGTCAGACCCCGCACCGCCTCGCACGAAAGCAGCGCCGCCTCGCCCCTGCTCCACAGGCAATGCGGCCAGTCGAGCCACTCGCCCGCCCGCGTGCGGTAGGAGAAGGGCGCGAAAACCACAACATGCGCCGTGTAGGGGTTCTCAATGACGCCGGCGGCGGCGAGGAGCGTCTCCGGCGGATCGTCCGGATTGCCCGCCTGCACCCGGATCAGGTGCTCCAACTGCTGACGTCGCGCGCCAGCGCGCAGGGCCTTGCTGTCGTTGAAACAGGTCGCGCCCAGCTCGGAGAGGGTGATGCCGGTCGGTGCGGCGCGCAAGGCGGCGAGCGCGTCAAAGAGCCGGACCAGATCGTCCGATGCCGTGGGGCAGCTTCTGAAGAAACGGAGGATTGACTCGGAATCCCGCAGCGTGTCAATGCAAGCGCATGCATCCGGGTGTAGCAGCTTGAGCCGTTGCAGTGTGCGCACCACAAGCGCGTCACTGGTGTTTGACGGCTTTGCCGCCTGGGCCGCCACGCCCAGCAGCTCAACCAGCGGCTGCCAGCGGACGGGGTTACGCAGGCCGTCCTCAAGCCGCGCTTTCAGGCGGCCCGCCTCCTCGCGGCAGCCGGGAAAGATCTCCTCCAGCGCGCGGCGCACCGCCTTCTCCTGCGGCACCTCGCCGAGGGTGAGCGTGGCGGGCAGCGCCTCACCGGCGGCCGCCCGCCTCACCGCGCGCAGCAGCCATGGCCTCAAACCGGGGCAGCGTTCCAGCCGATCTTGCCAAAACTCCTTGGTCATCCAACACCCGTGGGTTCGTCCTCATCGTTCACTCTGCATCCAAACCGATCACGGATCGCCGATTACTGGCCATCTCCGCTCTCACAACTCCTCGCCGAAGGCGACCGGTCGTGGCTCGTTCTGCGCCGGGTTGAGCAGGTCGAGCTGCCGCGGTCCGGCGCTCCAGTGATAGGGGTAGAGGTGGACATTGTACTGGCTGTCCTTGACCACCAAAATCGAGGTGGAGAAGGGAATCTCCCGCTTGACGCCGTCCTGGTCGGGCGAAGCGACGAAGAGCTGGAGGTCGAGGTCGCTGGCGAAGCCGAGCAACTGGTCGCGCCGACCGGCGTCGATGCCGTAGAATGCCTCGTCAAAAATCAGCACGGGGAGGCGGATCTTCTCCTTGTCGAAGAGGAAGTGCGCGATGGTGAGGATCAGCAGGTAGTTGGGGACGGCCTGTTCGCCGCCCGAGCCGATGCTCTTGACCTTGCGGTCCATGACGATGCCGTCCAAATCGGTGGTCAGCACCTTCAGCTCGTAGCGGAACCAGTTGCGGTAATCGAGGATCGGCGGCACTTCGCCGACCTCGGCGCTCATGATCTCCGCGGCGTGATCTTCGATGAAGGCGCGCAGCTCGGGCTCGGTCTTCTCGGGGTCGAGCGCGCGGTAGCCGCTGACGAGATCGTAGAGGCGCTTGCACGACTCCTGCGGCGTGATCGAGAAGGCGTAGCGGTTGTTGCCGAACGACCGCTGCTTCAGCAGGTGTCCGATGCGGCGCGCCATCTCAGTGAGACGGCGCACGCTGGTCTGCAGTTCGCTCACCAGTTTGTCCATGACCAATTGGCGGAAGAGCTTGAGCGTCTGCTCGTTGATCAGCTCCTCCTGTTCGCGCAGCTCGTGGAGCGTGCCTTGCCGCACCTCCTCCAGTGTGCGGCCGCGGCGATCGGTGAGCGCGTTCCCCGGTTGGTCATAGACGAAGCCGAAGGCGATCCCTTCGGGCAGCACCACCTTGCCGCGGATTTGCTCGGCCGTCACGGCGGCGGTCTCGCTGGCCGCGGCGGCGCGCGCGGTGAGCGCGCTGCGGCTGTCGGCGTCGGCGCCGCAGCGCGCGCGCGCGAACGCGTCGAGCGGCCCGTCGGGCACCACCAGCGCGAGCAACCGCTCCTGGACGGCGTCGCGCTCGGCGCGCGTGGCGGCGAGGTCTCTCAGCTTCTCTTCGCAGAAGGTTTTCAACCCCTTCACCCGCTGGTCGACGCGTCCGCATTCGAGTATGTTTTCGCGATGATCCGCTTTGAGCCGCTGCCACTTGCGCTCCACCTCGCGGAGCCGTTCCTCGATGCCTTCGAGGCCCTCCTTCTTCAAGGCGACAAGGAGGTCGGCATGGAGGTCCTGCCGGGTCTGGAGTTCCTCCTCGCACGCCTGGCAGGTCTCGCGCGAGTTGATCGTGTCGCTCTGGGCCAGGGTCAGCCGGGTGACCCCCTGCAGCACCGCGTCGCGCTGACGCGGCACGTCTTCGCCGATCTCGTTGAGCAGCGTCCGGAAGAGGGCCAGTTGGTCGCGGCGGCCGCTCAGATCGGCGTGCTGGGCCGCCGTCTCCTTGCGATCCTTTTCGCACGCGACGCGTTTCTTCTCCAGCTCCCGCACCTCGCGCTCAAGCTCGCGGCGGCGGACCTCCTCGCCGATCAGCCGCGGCGGCGTCTCGGCGAGCGCCTGTTCACGCAGACGGAAATGGAGGATGTCGCGGTCGAGGAACTTCTCGGTGTGCGGACCGTGCCTGGCGGCGAGCTGGTGCTGGAGCACGGTCAAGGCGGCGGGGTCAGAGGCGCGCAGGTCGAAGAAGCGCTTGAGCCACTCCGCGAATGCGGCGGGCAACGGCTCGGTGTCGTCGCCGACCACTGCCAGGCTCTGTTCGGGGAAGTCGCGGAAGAGGAGTCCTCGCAAGTCGGCGGCGCTGGCGGCATCGGTCACCCAGGTCGCCAGCACGGCGTCGCCGATAAGCTGTTCGAG
The genomic region above belongs to Lentisphaerota bacterium and contains:
- a CDS encoding DUF2399 domain-containing protein: MTKEFWQDRLERCPGLRPWLLRAVRRAAAGEALPATLTLGEVPQEKAVRRALEEIFPGCREEAGRLKARLEDGLRNPVRWQPLVELLGVAAQAAKPSNTSDALVVRTLQRLKLLHPDACACIDTLRDSESILRFFRSCPTASDDLVRLFDALAALRAAPTGITLSELGATCFNDSKALRAGARRQQLEHLIRVQAGNPDDPPETLLAAAGVIENPYTAHVVVFAPFSYRTRAGEWLDWPHCLWSRGEAALLSCEAVRGLTAVRLEAPCPCLTTSENAAPYLRLVERLRPGLYTEGYPNAAVRTLLRRFAQEGVTAVHWGDSDLDGLRIAEQIARVLPTRLYMPPDAETLARARLPLDDAQRRRAERFLDNHPDFPYADRLRHTLAHGWLEQEQTMEMFFDV